DNA from Macadamia integrifolia cultivar HAES 741 chromosome 12, SCU_Mint_v3, whole genome shotgun sequence:
TCTCCATTCCCAGGACCGACTGCATTTTCTTGTATGCTGTATTCAGTGATTTTGGATTCACTAAAGAACTGGAAGATGTAGAAGGGTAATAGAGTCAGTCACTAGAGTAAGAACCCAATTGAAACATATAGTGGTTGCTACACTGATTCAGTTCTCACATAAATCATTCCTTTATCTAACAAAGTAATAATTATTTACTGAGGAAACTGCTAGGCAGATGGAGACCACTACTCCCCAAGAACCTGTGGGGAGCTCATGCAGGATTTGGAAATGCAACAATAGGGCAAACCTTTGTTTGAGTCTCTTTCCCTGTATCCGAAACAAGAGATGCTAGTTCCTGATACATCTGTAGGGTGTCTCTGAAATGTAAAGCCAATCAATTTAAGCTGAACATGGCCTCTTTAATAGAAATGCTCAGGGATAGGCTATTCTAGACTGGAGATATAGGTTAGACCCATCAACTGAAGGCTTCAAAGCAATGCATTTTCATGAACATCTAAGTTCAGACATGTATAAGTAAGAAAAATGATGTTCCTCCGATAGCTGTTATAGGattgaaattgatcaattttgGCAGTGGCTTGACATATTTTTTGCACATGTTGCATGGCTTCCTTTTGCCAACAAAAAACTACAAACCacagttttttattatttgggaAAAGGTCCTCTGAGTCAACTGCAGAGGGTTACTAGCACCCTCTCtcaccccctcacatgaaatgacctctctaGCCCCCTCATGTGCAAAACCGTATAGTCGCTCCTCATTAGTGCGCTCCCTATGCTGCTTTTTCAGAGAACCCTCCCCCTTATTATTTATATAAACTCACTGTTAcattgaaaaataataaataaataaaaaataaaggaaagtcTCAACAACCACAGGTTTTTTAAGATAATAATGCCTCTTCTACATTCATGAAAGGTGATCTTAGTTCAATTGTGCAATTCTAACAGAATATAGGATCTCATAATTGAGTTATCAAATCCTTCTCATGCATTCAATCAGATAGTTacagtttagaaaaaaaaaatgcctaacGAGATTAAAACAATGGCCAACCTTGGGCAGTGAGTAAAATGCTGATTTGATCTGCTCCACACTGTAAGCAACAAGAAGATTTTAGGGTAAACTTGCATGAAAGGAAGACATCATCCATATATTTAAAACAAACTAGAATAAATAGTAACCTGAAATGGTACCAAATTTCCAGATCAATCTATTGAAATAGAAGCCACTCCAGAGTTTCATTCATTTTGATCTAAAATAATTAGTGAACTAGACTAAATGGCTTCAATATACCACATCAGTAAGCTTTTATTTACTTCTTCTGGTTAGTATCAATCAAAtgactttacccaaaaaaaaaaaaaaaatagcatcaATTACATGGGTATCTTCTGCCCTAAGTTGGTTTCCAACATATACACAATAATCCATCCAAGATAGTACATTTTCTTACATACCCATGAGCACGCATAAGTGGATCTTCAAAAGTTGCATTTGGAGCATAAATTTCAAAGTCTTGTGGTGTTGCAGAGGACCCATATCTGAAAAAAATAAGGAACAAGTTTCTGATAAAAATTGGAAACAGAAACATGGATTCATGATGAATTAACTTCACATCATATTCCACCCCCAAACAAAGAAACTAAATGTAACAGAACAAGTGGAAAACATGATTAACTCAACAAATGTTAACAATGGATAGTCTTAGGGCTATTGAAAAAGATGGAAATGGTGATTAGTGGAATGTAGAGAGTAAAGAGTGAAGTTGAAGAGGAGAAACTCACAGGTTGAGGATGTGAGGAATTATGTCATCTGAAATCCGTTTCAATTTTTTCTGGTCGGTTGATTCCTTCGCTTGCTGTTCTCTGAATTCATCCATCTCCTTTATCTTCGAAACCCAAACCACCGGATAGaaatctgaaaataaaaaagagaaggatcGAAGGTTGGAATTTAGGAAATAATTTGATTTCatataggaagaaaaaagacaaaGAGAAGTTGAAGAGTATGGCATTGTTCTAACTTTACAAAATCAGGATTCAACAATGGCGACGTAATGTTAACTGAGAAGGCGTTTggaacaataagaagaagaaaagaagaagactgCAATAACCCgcaagagagagggagatgacCACTTGGTACGCCACGTGTTTGGAATGGGTGCATCCAGCAGGTC
Protein-coding regions in this window:
- the LOC122057116 gene encoding uncharacterized protein LOC122057116; the encoded protein is MDEFREQQAKESTDQKKLKRISDDIIPHILNLYGSSATPQDFEIYAPNATFEDPLMRAHGVEQIKSAFYSLPKFFSESKITEYSIQENAVGPGNGEVLIDNKQHYKFLGKDITMISLIKLSIEEGKVVRHEDWWDKRPLWNRETVKMPLLGQLVETARRGSMLATHVLMRFGKDPS